A genomic region of Streptomyces sp. NBC_00247 contains the following coding sequences:
- a CDS encoding fasciclin domain-containing protein yields the protein MNALHLRRIAVAVSAAALLPLAMTACSSSDTKDSASGSGADKASSASASASAAMPADEPFGPACSSVPKNGAGSFDGMAQDPVATAASNNPELATLVTAVKAAGLVDTLNSAENITVFAPTNEAFAKVPKADLEKLLANKEELTKVLTYHVVGQKIAPKQLSNGSFDTLEKSELTTSGSDTTYTVNDSAKIVCGNVRTANATVYIVDSVLMPPQ from the coding sequence ATGAACGCCCTGCACCTCCGTCGTATCGCCGTCGCCGTCTCGGCCGCCGCCCTGCTGCCCCTCGCCATGACGGCCTGCTCCTCTTCCGACACCAAGGACTCGGCCTCCGGCTCCGGCGCCGACAAGGCGTCCTCGGCGAGTGCGTCGGCGAGTGCCGCCATGCCCGCCGACGAGCCGTTCGGCCCGGCCTGTTCGTCCGTGCCGAAGAACGGCGCGGGTTCCTTCGACGGCATGGCGCAGGACCCGGTCGCCACCGCCGCCTCGAACAACCCGGAGCTCGCCACCCTGGTCACCGCCGTCAAGGCGGCGGGGCTGGTCGACACCCTGAACAGCGCGGAGAACATCACGGTGTTCGCTCCGACCAACGAGGCGTTCGCCAAGGTCCCGAAGGCCGACCTGGAGAAGCTGCTCGCCAACAAGGAGGAGCTGACCAAGGTCCTCACCTACCACGTGGTCGGCCAGAAGATCGCCCCGAAGCAGCTGTCGAACGGCTCCTTCGACACCCTGGAGAAGAGCGAGCTGACGACGTCCGGCTCGGACACGACGTACACCGTGAACGACAGCGCGAAGATCGTCTGCGGCAACGTCCGGACGGCCAACGCCACGGTCTACATCGTCGACTCGGTCCTGATGCCGCCCCAGTAG
- a CDS encoding molybdopterin-dependent oxidoreductase, giving the protein MAALSGLIAAFCALCVAELTAALVRPEAGPVTAVGGAVVDRTPPAVKDFAVRNFGTDDKLVLRLGILVLLALFALAVGVLAARHRRLGASAVLVFGLVGAVAAVGRPEGAPSDALPSVVGAVIAAGVLYLLAGRLPPPRLGPPSPAVPPPASATPASPSPAAGETGTGPAPAPEPRAAESAPPPAFDRRGFVIAATAAAAASAGAGYVGRRLTASVQAGASASRADIRLPVPDSSAPAVPPGTDLGVRGISSFVTPNKSFYRVDTALVVPRVDAGRWRLRVHGKGVTRPLTLGYQDLLRRTTVERDITLACVSNEVGGPYIGNARWIGVRLADVLREAGVEAPSKGGPADQLVSRSVDGMTIGTPVETVMDGRDAMLALGMNGEPLPFEHGFPVRMLVPGLYGYVSACKWIEDIELTTFDAYDAYWVERDWARQAPVKTESRIDTPRPFASPKAGTVPVGGVAWAQHRGISRVEVRVDGGEWHTARLGAADGRDTWRQWVWEWPATSGHHTLEVRATDGTGATQTSRRVGTVPDGATGWHSVVVDVS; this is encoded by the coding sequence CTGGCCGCCCTCAGCGGGCTGATCGCCGCGTTCTGCGCCCTGTGCGTCGCGGAGCTCACCGCGGCCCTGGTCCGTCCCGAGGCGGGGCCGGTCACCGCGGTGGGCGGGGCGGTCGTCGACCGCACTCCCCCGGCCGTGAAGGACTTCGCCGTACGGAACTTCGGCACGGACGACAAGCTGGTGCTGCGACTCGGCATCCTCGTCCTGCTGGCGCTCTTCGCGCTGGCGGTGGGAGTTCTGGCGGCGCGGCACCGACGGCTCGGCGCCTCGGCCGTTCTGGTCTTCGGGCTGGTCGGGGCGGTCGCGGCGGTCGGGCGGCCCGAGGGCGCGCCCTCTGACGCGCTGCCCTCGGTGGTGGGCGCGGTGATCGCGGCGGGAGTGCTGTATCTCCTGGCCGGACGGCTGCCTCCGCCCCGGCTCGGGCCGCCGTCCCCCGCGGTCCCGCCCCCGGCCTCCGCGACTCCCGCGTCCCCGTCTCCCGCGGCTGGGGAGACGGGGACCGGGCCGGCCCCCGCCCCGGAGCCGCGGGCAGCGGAGTCGGCTCCGCCGCCCGCCTTCGACCGGCGCGGTTTCGTGATCGCCGCCACCGCCGCGGCGGCGGCCTCTGCCGGGGCGGGGTACGTGGGGCGACGCCTCACGGCCTCCGTCCAGGCAGGGGCGTCGGCCTCGCGCGCCGACATCAGGCTGCCGGTACCCGACTCGTCCGCCCCCGCCGTGCCCCCGGGCACGGACCTGGGGGTGCGCGGCATCAGCTCGTTCGTCACCCCGAACAAGAGCTTCTACCGCGTCGACACCGCGCTGGTGGTACCCCGCGTGGACGCCGGCCGCTGGCGGCTGCGCGTCCACGGCAAGGGCGTCACCCGCCCGCTGACCCTCGGGTACCAGGACCTGCTGCGGCGGACGACCGTCGAGCGCGACATCACCCTGGCCTGCGTGTCCAACGAGGTCGGCGGGCCGTACATCGGCAACGCCCGGTGGATCGGGGTACGCCTGGCGGACGTGCTGCGCGAGGCAGGGGTGGAGGCCCCGTCGAAGGGGGGTCCGGCCGATCAGCTGGTCTCACGCTCGGTCGACGGAATGACCATCGGCACACCCGTCGAGACCGTCATGGACGGCCGCGACGCGATGCTCGCCCTCGGCATGAACGGCGAACCGCTGCCGTTCGAGCACGGCTTCCCGGTGCGGATGCTCGTCCCGGGTCTCTACGGCTATGTCTCGGCCTGCAAGTGGATCGAGGACATCGAGCTGACCACCTTCGACGCGTACGACGCCTACTGGGTCGAGCGCGACTGGGCCCGACAGGCGCCCGTCAAGACGGAGTCGAGGATCGACACCCCGCGCCCCTTCGCCTCGCCGAAGGCCGGCACCGTGCCGGTCGGCGGTGTCGCCTGGGCCCAGCACCGGGGCATCTCCCGGGTCGAGGTCCGGGTGGACGGCGGCGAGTGGCACACCGCGCGGCTGGGCGCGGCGGACGGCCGGGACACCTGGCGCCAGTGGGTGTGGGAGTGGCCGGCCACCTCCGGCCACCACACCCTCGAAGTCCGCGCGACCGACGGCACCGGCGCCACCCAGACCTCCCGCCGCGTCGGGACCGTCCCCGACGGCGCGACCGGCTGGCATTCGGTGGTGGTCGACGTGTCCTGA
- a CDS encoding anti-sigma factor codes for MSTAELHTLTGAYALHALPEDERRAFERHLTECRACAQEVSELSATAARLALAVAAAPPRGMREEVLRRIATVRQEGPGHGTPGRAARASGVPGRWSRYALAACLAAAAALGGIAVWQSQLARGAQQQADRAHRQSELLARVLSAPDARTVSGRPGAGARGTVVVSASVNRAVFLASGLARPPRGEVYQLWFADGGAMRPAGLMDPDATDASVLLDGPVDRATGIGITVEPAGGSARPTSEPLALMDFPPA; via the coding sequence GTGAGCACTGCCGAACTGCACACGCTGACCGGGGCGTACGCACTGCACGCCCTCCCCGAGGACGAGCGCCGCGCCTTCGAGCGCCACCTGACCGAGTGCCGGGCGTGCGCGCAGGAGGTGTCGGAGCTCTCCGCCACGGCGGCCCGCCTCGCCCTCGCGGTCGCCGCCGCTCCCCCGCGCGGCATGCGCGAGGAGGTGCTGCGCAGGATCGCGACGGTCCGTCAGGAGGGTCCGGGCCACGGCACCCCCGGCCGCGCGGCGAGGGCGTCCGGCGTCCCCGGACGCTGGTCCCGTTACGCGCTGGCCGCCTGCCTCGCCGCCGCGGCGGCCTTGGGCGGGATCGCCGTGTGGCAGAGCCAGCTCGCCCGGGGCGCCCAGCAGCAGGCCGACCGCGCCCACCGGCAGAGCGAATTGCTGGCCAGGGTGCTCTCCGCGCCGGACGCCAGGACCGTCTCGGGCCGCCCCGGGGCCGGCGCGCGCGGCACGGTCGTGGTCTCCGCGAGCGTGAACCGGGCGGTGTTCCTCGCCTCCGGCCTGGCACGCCCGCCCCGCGGCGAGGTCTACCAACTCTGGTTCGCCGACGGCGGAGCGATGCGCCCGGCCGGGCTGATGGACCCGGACGCGACGGACGCGTCCGTGCTCCTGGACGGGCCGGTGGACCGGGCGACGGGCATCGGCATCACGGTCGAGCCTGCGGGCGGATCGGCCCGGCCGACGTCGGAGCCGCTGGCACTGATGGACTTCCCGCCGGCCTGA
- a CDS encoding sigma-70 family RNA polymerase sigma factor, whose protein sequence is MKEAVYIGPVPSAGPDLQDLLVQVARGDQDAFAQVHDAICGPVLGLVRTVLRDPAQSEEVTQEVLVEVWRTAPRFQPSRGSAMNWVLTLAHHRAVDRVRSAEASAAREHRAALLDRTPAFDEVTEQVETRLEREQVRRCLRTLSELQRESVTLAYYRGLTYREVAELLSVPLGTVKTRLRDGLIRMRDCLGVSA, encoded by the coding sequence TTGAAAGAAGCCGTGTACATCGGCCCCGTGCCCTCGGCCGGTCCCGATCTGCAGGACCTGCTGGTCCAGGTCGCCCGGGGTGATCAGGACGCCTTCGCCCAGGTCCACGACGCGATCTGCGGACCCGTCCTCGGTCTGGTCCGTACCGTGCTGCGGGACCCGGCCCAGTCCGAGGAGGTCACGCAGGAGGTGCTGGTGGAGGTGTGGCGGACCGCTCCCCGCTTCCAGCCGTCCCGGGGCAGCGCCATGAACTGGGTGCTGACGCTCGCCCACCACCGTGCGGTGGACCGGGTCCGCTCCGCCGAGGCGTCCGCCGCGCGGGAGCACCGGGCAGCGCTGCTCGACCGCACTCCGGCGTTCGACGAGGTCACCGAGCAGGTCGAGACCAGGCTGGAGCGCGAACAGGTCCGCCGCTGCCTGCGCACCCTCTCCGAACTCCAGCGCGAGTCGGTGACCCTGGCCTACTACCGGGGTCTGACCTACCGCGAGGTCGCCGAACTCCTCTCCGTACCGCTGGGGACCGTCAAGACACGGCTGCGCGACGGGCTGATCCGGATGCGCGACTGCCTGGGGGTGAGCGCGTGA